The Hymenobacter baengnokdamensis genome includes a region encoding these proteins:
- a CDS encoding RagB/SusD family nutrient uptake outer membrane protein codes for MSIFSSKSGKYGRLAASALVVAGAAGLLGSCKNYLEIEPIALNTTDATFSTAAGATSALIGTYNMLAGDAGYGNRISQYYPYDSDELIGSAGPIDGGRRSIARYKTFSTNTEITNPWNRLYQGVERANICIANLPLSPAYNGSVAADTATMHRLYGEALALRAQFYLELVRNWGDVPAQFSPTVTGQDVNLPNSDRNATLKRLIDDLAIAEKMVPWRSAAGVTNERFTKGAIKALRARIAMQRGGYALHGLVMTRPTDYLDYYKIARQECLDIMNHRSEHTLNSSFLETFKSINELRTEAANELMMTVGMGGSGSASDSKLGYYDGPRLSASPTFGSSSGAITIAPPYFYAFDSTDVRRDVTITLYTISNTNAYAATTLANGTDGKFRREWRVPALPGTSNYLGYSWPLIRFADVELLFAEAENELNGPTADAQKALLEVRTRAFAGNAAKAAAGLTLTSKDAFFNALVNERYLEFGGEGIRKYDLLRWNLFTSKLADVKAKIAQMQAGTVPYGPSQITVTIPATIYFKPVTGGLQFARSFYAAAPATAPAGTTSASWGASITTSYVANTQPSGSSYMGSPSTGTGLAAEYVPSAGKELLPIPQSTIDVDPALTQNSGY; via the coding sequence ATGTCTATATTTTCTTCTAAATCCGGTAAGTACGGCCGGCTGGCCGCTTCGGCGCTGGTAGTAGCCGGCGCGGCGGGCCTGCTGGGCTCGTGCAAGAACTACCTCGAAATCGAGCCTATTGCGCTTAATACTACCGACGCTACGTTTAGCACCGCGGCCGGGGCTACGTCGGCCCTCATCGGCACCTACAACATGCTGGCCGGCGATGCGGGCTATGGCAACCGTATCTCTCAGTACTATCCCTATGATAGCGATGAGCTGATTGGCTCAGCCGGCCCCATCGATGGGGGCCGCCGCAGCATTGCGCGCTACAAAACGTTTTCGACCAACACCGAGATTACCAACCCCTGGAACCGCCTGTACCAGGGCGTGGAGCGGGCTAATATCTGCATCGCCAATCTGCCCCTCTCGCCTGCTTACAATGGTAGCGTAGCCGCCGACACGGCCACCATGCACCGCCTCTACGGCGAAGCCCTGGCCCTGCGCGCGCAGTTCTACCTGGAGCTGGTGCGCAACTGGGGCGACGTGCCGGCTCAGTTTTCGCCGACCGTGACGGGCCAGGACGTGAACCTGCCCAACTCAGACCGCAACGCTACCCTTAAGCGCCTGATAGACGACCTGGCCATTGCCGAAAAGATGGTGCCCTGGCGCTCGGCGGCCGGCGTTACCAATGAGCGCTTTACCAAAGGGGCTATCAAGGCCCTGCGGGCTCGCATTGCGATGCAGCGCGGCGGCTATGCCCTGCACGGCCTGGTCATGACGCGCCCCACCGACTACCTCGACTACTATAAGATAGCCCGGCAGGAATGCCTCGATATCATGAACCACCGCTCGGAGCATACGCTTAACAGCAGCTTCCTGGAAACCTTCAAGAGCATCAACGAGCTGCGCACCGAGGCAGCCAACGAGCTGATGATGACCGTAGGCATGGGTGGCTCGGGCTCGGCCAGCGACAGCAAGCTGGGGTATTACGACGGGCCCCGCCTGAGCGCGTCTCCCACCTTTGGCTCTTCGAGCGGCGCTATTACCATTGCGCCGCCCTACTTCTACGCCTTCGACTCGACCGATGTGCGCCGCGACGTTACCATCACGCTCTACACTATCAGCAATACCAACGCCTACGCCGCTACCACTCTGGCCAACGGCACCGATGGGAAGTTTCGGCGCGAATGGCGCGTGCCGGCGCTGCCCGGCACGAGCAACTACCTGGGCTACAGCTGGCCGCTGATTCGCTTCGCCGACGTGGAGCTGTTGTTTGCCGAAGCCGAAAATGAGTTGAACGGCCCCACCGCCGACGCCCAGAAGGCGCTGCTCGAAGTACGCACCCGGGCCTTTGCCGGCAATGCGGCCAAAGCTGCCGCAGGCCTCACGCTCACCAGCAAGGATGCCTTCTTTAATGCCCTGGTAAATGAGCGCTACCTCGAGTTTGGAGGCGAAGGCATTCGCAAGTATGACCTGCTACGCTGGAATCTATTCACAAGCAAGCTGGCCGATGTGAAAGCCAAGATTGCCCAGATGCAGGCCGGTACCGTGCCCTATGGCCCCAGCCAGATAACGGTAACCATACCTGCTACGATATATTTTAAACCTGTAACGGGAGGACTACAATTCGCGCGCTCCTTCTACGCAGCCGCCCCGGCAACGGCTCCGGCCGGTACCACTAGCGCCAGCTGGGGGGCTTCTATCACGACTTCCTACGTGGCCAACACACAACCCAGCGGCAGCAGCTACATGGGCTCGCCCAGCACCGGCACCGGCCTGGCGGCTGAGTACGTGCCCAGCGCTGGCAAAGAGCTGCTGCCCATTCCACAATCGACTATCGATGTGGACCCGGCGCTTACTCAAAACTCGGGCTACTAA